One Myxococcota bacterium DNA segment encodes these proteins:
- a CDS encoding deoxyhypusine synthase family protein — MATSYASVKQFMQEHYRHFNARTCVEAAESYCEQLKLGNKMLVTLAGAMSTAELGISLAEMIRQDKVHAICCTGANLEEDVFNLVAHNSYEHIQNWRALTAEQEMALADRGLNRVTDTCIPEEEALRAIEHVILKYWQQADGAKTPKFAYEFMYEMLLSGDLESSYQIDPKNSWLLAAAKKNLPIFTPGIEDSTLGNIFVSNYIQGNLKSLDTLKSGMHQMHKLIGWYQESTQTNSIGFFQIGGGIAGDFPICVVPLLSQDLGLDVKLWSYFCQISDSTTSYGSYSGAVPNEKISWGKLDGDSPKFIIESDATIVAPLIFSYILA, encoded by the coding sequence ATGGCCACATCTTATGCAAGCGTTAAACAGTTCATGCAGGAACACTACCGACACTTCAACGCACGAACATGCGTCGAGGCGGCTGAGAGCTACTGCGAACAGCTAAAATTAGGCAATAAAATGCTGGTGACGCTTGCCGGCGCCATGAGCACAGCCGAACTGGGCATTTCGCTTGCTGAAATGATTCGTCAAGACAAAGTCCACGCGATTTGCTGCACCGGCGCAAATCTCGAAGAAGACGTCTTTAACCTGGTCGCGCACAACTCCTACGAGCACATCCAAAACTGGCGCGCACTCACAGCCGAGCAAGAGATGGCGCTCGCTGACAGAGGCTTAAACCGCGTCACGGACACCTGCATCCCGGAAGAAGAAGCGCTTAGAGCCATCGAGCATGTGATTTTGAAATACTGGCAGCAAGCTGACGGCGCAAAAACGCCTAAGTTCGCCTACGAATTCATGTATGAAATGCTGCTATCAGGCGACTTAGAAAGCTCCTACCAAATCGACCCAAAAAACTCTTGGCTATTGGCTGCAGCTAAAAAAAACCTACCAATCTTCACTCCAGGCATCGAAGATTCGACTTTGGGCAACATCTTTGTCTCCAACTATATCCAAGGTAATCTCAAAAGCCTAGACACCCTTAAAAGCGGCATGCATCAAATGCATAAGCTTATTGGTTGGTATCAAGAGTCCACCCAAACAAACAGCATCGGCTTCTTCCAAATCGGCGGCGGCATCGCAGGCGACTTCCCAATTTGCGTCGTACCCTTGTTAAGCCAAGATCTTGGCTTAGATGTCAAATTATGGAGCTATTTCTGTCAAATCAGCGATAGCACCACCTCCTACGGATCTTATAGCGGTGCTGTCCCCAATGAAAAAATCTCCTGGGGCAAGCTGGATGGCGATTCCCCGAAGTTCATCATTGAATCAGACGCCACGATTGTTGCGCCGTTGATTTTTAGTTATATTCTGGCCTAG
- a CDS encoding efflux RND transporter permease subunit codes for MILSDISIKRPVFATILNVLIIVFGLFSLPELPIELYPNVDFPVVSVLVTWPGAAPQSVEAQILEPLERAVNGISGLDKLRSTAFPSAGLLVLQFKLEKNSEDAAQDTRDKVFSALGSLPTDIETPIIQRFEMGSTPIINVALSAKKMPLGELSKIADDVIRARLQRVDGVAKVDISGDRKREMHVLIDRNRLSALGLSASDIVNSLKAQNLDVPAGKIETSESYFPLRVLKEIKTPNDLSLLPIISAQRNFARIGDVADVQDTIAEEQTAAFENQNRTILLSVFKQSGANTTTIADDLQKTIKKLAAQLPGDLSLQVVTDDSKYIRGSIGAVKLDLLVGAILAIFIVYVFLRDKRATLISALALPTAVIGTFAFLRFMNFTLNMMSTLALSLSIGLLIDDAIVVIENIYRHLKMGKDAKTAAKDATSEIGMAVFATTLTICAVFVPVAFMSGIVGRFFYQFGLTVAFAVLISLFVAFTLTPMLSSRLLKAEGHEPRNDRLTRFLDKIDAKYTSLLSWALHHRIKTVLMGLATFIFSLLLLNFVPMSFFPKEDKSQFGVDFTLAENVNLDVTKRHALEISKFLKQYPGVKSVVSQIGAGTDKKPNSAKLSVILVPKEDRTYSQHELMDRVRVDLQPFFKDKATEFSVVQLGGNGGATQTIQLVFLGDNRELLTQFTDKVVGFLKKDLKGAVDVTSTKAKPQQEYNLNLGLYRAVDLGMNPASIAMNARTLFEGEKTGQFVDNGDRYDIRVKLKASDKQSPSDISAISINNPLGGRASLSSVVSLEQGSAPASIERFNGQQQITVLANYTNSDLNVAIAKIQDYVDKNIPAGVTLVLEGEADIMKESVASMLKAVMLAILLMYFILCAQYERYLAPFVIMMALPLSFTGAFGALLIFGQFISVYTMIGLILLMGIVTKNGILLIDFTLHHMEGGKSVNEALMEAAPIRLRPILMTTFAAGFGMLPVAIGHGEGGEAKSSMGIAVIGGLLMSTLLTLLVVPCLFSLFESRRHNQH; via the coding sequence ATGATTTTAAGCGATATATCTATTAAACGACCGGTCTTTGCGACCATCTTAAACGTTTTAATTATTGTCTTCGGTCTGTTTAGCTTACCTGAGCTGCCCATCGAACTGTATCCCAACGTCGATTTTCCGGTGGTATCCGTGCTGGTCACCTGGCCTGGTGCTGCGCCGCAATCAGTAGAAGCACAAATTCTCGAGCCGTTGGAGCGGGCGGTTAACGGAATCTCAGGCCTCGATAAACTTCGCTCAACCGCTTTCCCTAGCGCTGGACTTCTCGTTCTGCAGTTCAAACTGGAGAAAAACTCGGAAGATGCAGCCCAAGATACGCGCGATAAAGTCTTCAGCGCGCTAGGCTCCCTACCAACCGATATCGAAACGCCCATTATTCAGCGCTTTGAAATGGGTAGTACGCCCATCATCAACGTTGCCTTATCAGCTAAAAAAATGCCCCTGGGCGAGCTATCTAAAATCGCCGATGACGTTATCAGGGCACGGCTACAACGTGTAGATGGCGTTGCCAAAGTCGATATCAGCGGGGATCGAAAGCGTGAAATGCACGTTCTAATCGATCGAAACCGCCTCTCCGCCTTAGGCCTATCCGCAAGCGACATTGTTAACTCGCTTAAAGCACAAAACTTGGATGTGCCGGCCGGCAAGATCGAAACAAGCGAAAGCTACTTCCCCTTACGCGTGCTCAAAGAAATCAAAACGCCAAATGATTTAAGCCTTCTTCCCATCATCAGCGCGCAACGCAATTTTGCCAGAATTGGTGACGTCGCCGATGTGCAAGATACCATCGCAGAAGAGCAGACAGCTGCCTTTGAAAACCAAAACCGCACCATCTTGCTATCCGTATTCAAGCAATCTGGCGCCAACACCACAACCATTGCTGACGATTTGCAAAAGACCATCAAGAAGCTTGCAGCCCAACTACCTGGAGACTTAAGCCTGCAGGTGGTCACCGATGATTCTAAATACATCCGAGGCTCCATCGGCGCGGTTAAATTAGACTTATTGGTCGGCGCGATACTAGCAATTTTCATCGTTTACGTATTTTTGAGAGACAAGCGAGCAACTCTGATTAGTGCACTCGCTCTGCCAACCGCTGTAATCGGTACGTTCGCATTTTTGCGATTTATGAATTTTACGCTCAACATGATGTCGACTCTGGCTTTAAGTCTGTCGATCGGGTTGTTGATCGACGATGCCATTGTGGTGATCGAAAACATCTATCGCCATCTCAAAATGGGCAAAGACGCCAAAACAGCTGCCAAAGATGCCACCAGCGAAATCGGTATGGCGGTATTCGCAACGACACTGACCATCTGCGCCGTATTCGTGCCCGTGGCCTTTATGAGCGGTATTGTCGGACGATTCTTCTATCAGTTCGGCTTGACCGTGGCCTTTGCCGTTTTGATATCGCTCTTTGTCGCATTCACGCTCACGCCCATGCTTTCAAGCCGCTTGCTCAAAGCCGAGGGTCACGAGCCTCGTAACGACCGACTCACGCGCTTTTTAGATAAGATAGACGCCAAGTACACCTCGTTGCTCTCTTGGGCACTGCATCATCGCATTAAAACCGTGCTCATGGGGCTGGCAACATTTATCTTCAGCTTACTCCTGTTAAACTTCGTTCCCATGTCTTTCTTTCCCAAAGAAGACAAAAGCCAATTTGGTGTCGATTTCACCTTGGCTGAAAACGTCAATCTGGATGTCACCAAAAGACACGCCTTGGAAATCTCTAAGTTCCTGAAGCAATACCCCGGCGTTAAAAGCGTGGTGAGCCAAATTGGTGCAGGCACAGACAAGAAGCCAAACTCTGCCAAGCTCAGTGTGATTTTGGTTCCCAAAGAAGACCGTACTTACTCTCAGCATGAACTCATGGACCGCGTTCGAGTTGACCTACAGCCATTCTTTAAAGACAAAGCAACGGAGTTTAGCGTGGTTCAACTGGGTGGCAATGGCGGCGCGACGCAAACCATCCAGCTTGTCTTTCTCGGGGATAACCGCGAATTACTGACGCAATTTACAGACAAAGTTGTTGGTTTTTTGAAGAAAGACTTGAAAGGCGCCGTAGACGTCACCAGCACCAAAGCGAAGCCGCAGCAGGAATACAACTTGAACCTCGGGCTCTACCGCGCGGTTGATTTGGGCATGAATCCAGCGTCTATTGCCATGAATGCCAGGACACTGTTTGAGGGTGAGAAAACGGGCCAGTTCGTGGACAATGGCGATCGCTATGATATTCGGGTGAAACTCAAAGCCAGCGACAAGCAAAGTCCATCAGATATTTCTGCGATTAGCATCAATAACCCGCTGGGTGGGCGTGCGAGTCTGTCGTCTGTGGTTTCTTTAGAACAAGGAAGCGCACCGGCCAGTATTGAACGTTTCAATGGGCAGCAACAAATCACCGTGCTTGCCAACTATACCAACTCCGACCTGAACGTTGCCATCGCAAAAATCCAGGACTACGTGGACAAAAATATCCCGGCTGGAGTCACTTTGGTGTTGGAAGGTGAAGCAGATATCATGAAAGAATCGGTCGCATCCATGCTCAAGGCCGTGATGCTTGCTATCCTGCTCATGTATTTTATTTTGTGTGCTCAGTACGAGCGGTACCTGGCACCCTTTGTGATCATGATGGCATTGCCGCTGTCATTCACCGGGGCGTTTGGGGCTTTGCTGATCTTCGGACAGTTTATCTCCGTTTACACCATGATTGGTTTGATTTTGCTGATGGGTATCGTGACCAAAAACGGTATTTTGCTGATCGATTTCACCTTACATCATATGGAAGGTGGTAAATCCGTTAACGAGGCGCTGATGGAAGCGGCGCCAATTCGGTTAAGGCCAATTCTCATGACGACCTTTGCGGCAGGCTTTGGGATGTTACCGGTGGCGATCGGCCATGGTGAAGGTGGCGAAGCGAAGTCGTCCATGGGCATCGCGGTTATTGGCGGCTTGCTGATGTCTACCTTGCTGACGCTATTGGTTGTGCCTTGTTTGTTCAGCCTATTTGAATCCAGGCGGCATAATCAGCATTAA
- a CDS encoding PAS domain S-box protein, translating to MELSLLDYEQIFKALPQPIMIMRADLTIVAASDVYLKTTLTKREEIVGRKVFDVFPDDPDDVDAKGHQALKNSLERVLREKVQDVMATIKYDIKNTCDSNAEFEERHWQPVNTPVFDEHHEVRFIINQVKDVTDIIREHATAERLRQKGKQMEAQIILRTQDVKIREERLNVVLDASNMGVWEFDLVNQTAWRSLRYDQIFGYQSLQTDWGLEIFIDHVVPEDKEMVREKLSNSAVDSFLVECRIIRVDDQSIRWISSQGSTHRNEAGTIVRLMGTINDVTERKASESQREMLISQLQDALAHVKKLSGLLPICASCKMVRDDGGYWNQIEVYIGSHSEAEFSHSLCPGCAEKLYPGIVKIAK from the coding sequence ATGGAACTTTCTCTGTTAGACTATGAGCAAATATTCAAAGCGCTTCCTCAGCCCATCATGATCATGCGGGCGGATCTAACCATTGTTGCCGCCAGTGATGTCTACCTAAAGACAACGCTTACCAAACGCGAGGAGATCGTTGGGCGCAAAGTTTTCGACGTGTTCCCAGACGATCCCGACGATGTTGACGCGAAGGGGCATCAAGCATTGAAAAACTCTCTTGAGCGCGTGCTACGCGAAAAAGTGCAAGATGTCATGGCAACCATCAAGTATGACATCAAAAACACCTGCGATTCCAACGCTGAGTTTGAAGAAAGGCATTGGCAGCCCGTCAACACACCTGTTTTTGATGAGCATCACGAAGTTCGATTCATTATCAATCAGGTCAAAGATGTCACCGATATCATCAGAGAGCATGCCACCGCCGAACGACTGCGCCAAAAAGGCAAACAGATGGAGGCGCAGATTATCCTCCGAACCCAGGATGTGAAAATCCGAGAAGAGCGATTAAACGTTGTTCTAGATGCGTCCAATATGGGAGTGTGGGAATTTGACCTCGTCAATCAAACAGCCTGGCGCTCGCTCCGATATGACCAGATTTTTGGCTATCAAAGCCTGCAAACGGACTGGGGTTTAGAAATATTCATTGACCATGTGGTTCCCGAAGACAAAGAAATGGTGAGAGAGAAGCTCAGCAACTCCGCCGTAGACAGCTTTCTGGTTGAATGCCGCATTATCCGTGTGGACGATCAAAGCATTCGCTGGATAAGCTCTCAAGGAAGCACGCATCGAAATGAAGCCGGAACCATTGTTCGACTGATGGGTACCATTAACGATGTAACTGAAAGAAAAGCATCAGAAAGCCAACGCGAAATGCTCATCAGTCAGCTGCAGGATGCTTTGGCGCATGTGAAAAAGCTCAGTGGCCTTTTGCCAATCTGCGCGTCCTGCAAAATGGTGCGCGATGACGGTGGGTATTGGAATCAGATAGAAGTTTACATCGGTAGCCATTCGGAAGCGGAGTTTTCGCATAGCCTTTGCCCAGGATGTGCTGAAAAGCTGTACCCGGGGATAGTGAAAATAGCGAAGTAG
- a CDS encoding TolC family protein has translation MLARLFTGFALFLSLGASATELTLDDAVQAALTNSRQIKIAGIGSTLARTSIWRDVAMMSPQLALGWGLTQYDSAFKNDIPGMGSIVIRPEQLSAGYIQATQPLTPLVGLIQKIRADYSSSQAAALTHEKARVDIAFAAATTYRLVQQLAAFNQIAIERVKLSDRRDEETSAIFEAGRLSETDLLRVRMRSGEAKVAAANLKAQYESTLAQLQNLLGMDLEDSIEMPPIPGMSQDNATFVVPKLPELDGSQTTEPSNLQRLDIRIARYQQEASSRTNVLSMASFLPVLNAFGRFDKNFADAGAFVPPQYYSFGLTLTWNVWDGGARFIDMRASSLMLAKANLEMVETSRLAIIDQRKKALEFQAAKEALAVQKITIEQANQAYEGNNERFKLGGITVTDLLQSELEMNNAKMSWAEALINVDIKHMALEQAEGAKRPTSIL, from the coding sequence ATGCTGGCTCGTCTTTTCACTGGATTTGCACTTTTCTTATCGCTGGGCGCCTCGGCCACAGAGCTCACTCTGGATGACGCCGTGCAGGCCGCGCTAACGAATTCTCGACAGATTAAAATTGCAGGAATCGGTTCCACCTTGGCGAGAACATCTATTTGGCGTGATGTTGCCATGATGAGCCCCCAGTTGGCCCTTGGGTGGGGTTTAACTCAGTATGATTCCGCTTTTAAGAATGATATCCCCGGGATGGGCTCCATCGTCATCCGGCCCGAACAGCTGTCTGCGGGCTACATTCAAGCGACTCAGCCTTTAACCCCTCTGGTTGGGCTTATCCAAAAGATTCGCGCCGATTACTCGTCCAGTCAAGCTGCCGCTCTGACTCATGAAAAGGCGAGAGTCGATATCGCATTTGCGGCAGCCACCACTTATCGTTTGGTTCAGCAGCTTGCCGCATTTAATCAAATTGCCATTGAGCGCGTTAAGTTGAGCGATAGGCGTGATGAAGAAACCAGCGCCATCTTTGAAGCAGGCAGGCTCAGTGAAACCGACTTGCTGCGTGTGCGAATGCGTTCAGGCGAAGCCAAAGTCGCGGCGGCCAATTTAAAAGCCCAATATGAATCCACGCTGGCGCAACTTCAAAACCTGCTTGGCATGGATCTTGAAGATTCAATCGAAATGCCACCCATCCCAGGTATGTCGCAAGACAATGCAACTTTTGTTGTTCCCAAGCTGCCTGAGCTTGATGGCAGCCAAACAACGGAACCGTCAAACTTGCAGCGTCTGGATATTCGGATTGCCCGATATCAACAAGAAGCAAGCTCTCGAACCAACGTTTTAAGCATGGCATCTTTCCTACCTGTCTTAAATGCGTTTGGGCGTTTTGACAAAAACTTCGCCGATGCCGGCGCATTTGTTCCGCCGCAATATTATAGTTTCGGGCTCACGCTCACTTGGAATGTATGGGACGGCGGGGCACGATTCATTGACATGCGTGCAAGCTCCTTAATGCTGGCGAAAGCGAATCTCGAAATGGTCGAGACCTCTCGTTTAGCCATCATTGACCAACGCAAAAAGGCTCTTGAGTTCCAGGCAGCCAAAGAGGCACTCGCTGTTCAAAAGATAACAATCGAACAAGCAAACCAAGCTTATGAAGGCAACAACGAACGCTTCAAACTTGGCGGCATCACCGTAACCGACCTGCTCCAGTCCGAACTCGAGATGAACAACGCCAAAATGTCCTGGGCTGAAGCACTCATTAACGTCGATATTAAACATATGGCCCTTGAACAAGCAGAAGGCGCCAAGCGTCCAACGAGTATTTTATGA
- a CDS encoding efflux RND transporter periplasmic adaptor subunit, whose translation MKHRSTSSLIIIITLALAGCSEKKAALPEKAPAIPAQVQKEPLQAAEQKDEIRLMGQVYSPGKMLLAFQTAGTIKSLTGQPGMSFKKGQVLAELDSKDIALRAEAAKLRAEQAQNQKKMAERDFKIEQSLYDKKITSKVQFENLRTNYDNAEITAKLADVDARMAQKALNDAKLIAPFDGVIARQMKSLGESSIGGEGGSAVYEIYETAALEIRLEAPESMLSKIAIGAPIEIEFPALKITLPAKVTRFVPVISDRTRNFTVTAILDKPDARVVPGFFVEGVIR comes from the coding sequence ATGAAACATCGCAGCACTTCTTCCTTGATCATTATAATCACACTGGCCCTTGCCGGTTGCTCTGAAAAAAAAGCGGCTTTGCCCGAAAAAGCGCCAGCTATTCCAGCGCAGGTTCAAAAGGAGCCTCTTCAAGCGGCTGAGCAAAAAGACGAAATACGCTTGATGGGCCAAGTATATTCGCCAGGCAAGATGCTTCTGGCATTCCAAACCGCTGGCACCATCAAGTCATTGACTGGCCAGCCAGGCATGTCGTTTAAAAAAGGCCAGGTTTTGGCTGAGCTCGACTCAAAAGATATTGCCTTGAGAGCAGAAGCAGCGAAACTGCGTGCCGAGCAAGCTCAAAACCAAAAGAAGATGGCAGAGCGAGATTTTAAAATCGAGCAAAGCCTTTACGATAAAAAAATCACTTCCAAAGTGCAGTTTGAAAATCTGCGTACGAACTACGACAACGCCGAAATCACTGCCAAGTTGGCTGACGTTGACGCCCGCATGGCTCAAAAGGCGTTAAACGACGCCAAGCTCATCGCACCATTCGATGGTGTCATTGCAAGACAAATGAAGTCTTTGGGCGAGTCATCCATCGGTGGTGAAGGCGGCAGCGCGGTCTATGAAATTTACGAAACTGCTGCATTGGAAATCCGCCTAGAAGCCCCCGAAAGCATGCTGAGTAAAATCGCCATTGGCGCACCGATTGAAATCGAGTTCCCCGCTCTAAAAATCACGCTTCCTGCCAAGGTTACTCGTTTTGTCCCGGTGATTTCCGACAGAACACGAAATTTCACCGTCACAGCAATATTAGATAAACCTGATGCCCGCGTCGTACCAGGCTTCTTCGTCGAAGGCGTTATCCGATGA
- the uvrA gene encoding excinuclease ABC subunit UvrA, whose amino-acid sequence MSSKWIRVKGARVHNLKNINVDIPRDQLVVLTGLSGSGKSSLAFDTIYAEGQRRYVESLSSYARQFLEMQDKPDVDQIEGLSPAISIEQKTTSKNPRSTVATVTEIYDYLRLLYARIGKPHCYQCGKPIQGRSSTQMVDELFEEPAGTKIQVLAPIVRARKGEYRKELEELRKAGFVRVRIDGEVKLLDEDIRLNPRVKHTIEVVVDRLTISPENRPRIAESIELSLKKSKGLVVILLGNQERLLSEHSACTDCGISYPEIEPRLFSFNAPQGACPVCAGLGMLYEREEEDEEAVGEICPSCQGKRLRTESLFVLVGNLSIADLTEKSIQQAFDFLKAITLGERDSFIAKPVLKEILSRLDFLLEVGLEYLTLNRAAGSLSGGEAQRIRLATQIGSALVGVLYVLDEPSIGLHQRDNERLLKTLKRLRDLGNSVLVVEHDEETIMEADHVLDMGPGAGRLGGEVVSEGTPQDILKDKKSLTGQYLSRKLKIEIPAKRRMGNGKFIELSGATGNNLKNVHLKLPLGMLTCVTGVSGSGKSSLIVDTLRKVLNKAFFGTKDPALPYKAIKGFENVDKLIDIDQSPIGRTPRSNPVTYTGVFDDIRQLFASLPEAKMRNYEGGRFSFNVKGGRCEICAGAGVIKIEMNFLPDVYVTCDVCKGKRFNTETLMVAYKGKNISEVLDLTVDDAFEFFAAIPAIARKLDTLRKVGLGYIHLGQQATTLSGGEAQRIKLSKELARRSTGKTLYILDEPTTGLHFHDVKHLLEVLNYLCDQGNTVLIIEHNLDVIKVADWIFDMGPEGGDRGGVMIAEGSPETVARNKISHTGRFLKQIFEREQRTLDERETVSRAPIKTIDQIRGRKAILDRQPKRKKR is encoded by the coding sequence ATGAGCTCAAAATGGATTCGCGTAAAAGGTGCGAGAGTACATAATTTAAAGAATATTAATGTTGATATACCTAGGGATCAGCTGGTGGTATTGACCGGTCTGTCTGGATCCGGAAAAAGCTCGTTGGCCTTTGATACAATTTATGCCGAAGGCCAACGGCGTTATGTGGAATCACTGTCGAGTTACGCCAGGCAGTTTTTGGAGATGCAGGACAAACCTGATGTCGATCAAATCGAAGGTTTATCGCCCGCCATCAGTATCGAGCAAAAGACAACGAGTAAGAATCCCCGCTCAACCGTCGCAACGGTCACTGAAATTTATGACTACCTAAGACTTCTCTATGCCCGAATCGGTAAGCCCCATTGCTATCAATGCGGCAAACCCATTCAAGGGCGCAGCAGCACCCAAATGGTTGACGAACTATTTGAAGAGCCAGCGGGCACCAAAATTCAGGTGCTGGCACCAATTGTTCGGGCACGCAAAGGCGAGTACCGTAAGGAGCTGGAAGAATTGCGAAAAGCCGGCTTCGTACGGGTGCGTATCGATGGCGAAGTGAAGCTCTTAGACGAAGACATCCGCTTGAATCCGAGAGTCAAGCATACCATTGAAGTGGTGGTGGATAGGCTGACCATTTCGCCGGAAAACCGCCCAAGAATCGCCGAAAGCATCGAGCTGTCGCTTAAAAAATCCAAGGGTTTGGTGGTGATTCTCCTTGGCAATCAAGAGCGATTGCTTAGCGAACATTCAGCTTGCACCGATTGCGGTATTTCTTATCCTGAGATTGAACCTCGCCTGTTCTCATTCAATGCGCCACAAGGTGCCTGTCCCGTGTGCGCGGGCTTGGGGATGCTATATGAGCGTGAGGAAGAAGATGAAGAGGCTGTCGGCGAGATATGTCCTTCATGCCAAGGCAAACGCCTGCGCACAGAGTCCTTGTTTGTGCTGGTTGGCAATTTGTCGATTGCTGATTTAACAGAAAAATCCATTCAGCAAGCTTTTGATTTTTTGAAAGCTATTACCTTAGGCGAGCGAGATTCGTTTATCGCAAAGCCCGTTCTCAAAGAAATTTTATCTAGGCTCGATTTTCTATTAGAAGTTGGCTTGGAGTATCTGACGTTAAACCGCGCCGCCGGCAGTTTGTCAGGTGGTGAGGCCCAGCGTATTCGACTGGCCACTCAAATAGGCTCCGCTTTAGTCGGCGTTTTATATGTGCTGGATGAGCCGAGCATTGGCCTACATCAGCGGGACAATGAGCGATTGCTCAAAACGCTGAAACGCCTTCGCGATTTAGGTAACTCCGTGTTGGTGGTTGAGCACGATGAAGAGACCATCATGGAAGCCGATCACGTGCTGGATATGGGTCCAGGCGCTGGCCGCTTGGGAGGTGAAGTTGTTTCTGAAGGGACCCCACAAGATATCTTAAAAGATAAAAAATCTCTCACCGGCCAATATTTGTCACGCAAGTTGAAAATAGAAATCCCTGCGAAAAGACGCATGGGCAACGGTAAGTTTATCGAATTAAGCGGCGCTACAGGTAACAATCTCAAAAACGTTCATCTGAAACTGCCTCTTGGGATGCTCACCTGCGTGACAGGTGTTTCAGGCTCCGGCAAGAGCAGTTTAATTGTAGATACTTTGCGCAAAGTCTTAAACAAAGCGTTCTTCGGCACCAAAGATCCTGCGCTGCCTTACAAAGCCATCAAAGGATTCGAAAATGTCGATAAACTGATTGATATTGACCAATCCCCAATTGGGCGAACACCGCGTAGTAACCCGGTGACCTATACCGGCGTGTTCGATGACATCAGACAACTGTTTGCCAGTTTGCCCGAAGCGAAGATGCGCAACTACGAAGGCGGGCGCTTTTCTTTCAACGTCAAAGGCGGCCGCTGCGAAATTTGCGCTGGTGCTGGCGTTATCAAGATTGAAATGAACTTTCTGCCTGATGTGTACGTGACCTGCGATGTTTGCAAGGGTAAGCGTTTCAACACTGAAACTTTGATGGTGGCTTACAAAGGCAAAAACATTTCCGAAGTGCTGGATTTGACGGTGGATGATGCGTTTGAATTCTTCGCAGCCATTCCAGCCATTGCCAGAAAGTTAGATACATTGCGCAAAGTTGGGTTGGGCTACATCCACCTTGGCCAGCAAGCGACGACGCTTTCAGGCGGTGAAGCACAGCGTATTAAATTGAGCAAAGAGTTAGCAAGGCGTTCGACCGGCAAAACGCTTTATATTTTGGATGAGCCCACCACGGGTTTGCATTTTCATGATGTGAAGCATCTATTGGAAGTGCTTAACTACTTATGCGACCAAGGGAACACCGTTTTAATCATTGAGCATAACTTAGATGTGATTAAGGTAGCTGACTGGATTTTCGATATGGGTCCTGAAGGCGGGGACCGTGGTGGCGTGATGATTGCGGAAGGCTCGCCTGAGACAGTAGCCAGAAATAAAATAAGTCATACTGGTAGGTTCTTGAAGCAAATATTCGAGCGCGAGCAACGAACACTTGATGAACGCGAGACGGTTTCGAGGGCGCCGATTAAAACCATTGACCAAATCAGGGGCCGCAAGGCGATTTTGGATCGCCAGCCAAAGCGGAAGAAGCGTTAG
- a CDS encoding DUF4360 domain-containing protein, whose protein sequence is MKISFVAAWSLVALSLLAQDVKLGTPVFSGPGCHLDMVSYAHSPNANSLSMLFSGYTIAANPYRGSNRTSCEISIPLTIANSTLLAVDYRGFHDLPDFAISGRTMTYSFSDGQQSTRWNTFKGGDIGTDIYTDQLDTFCIGFRILKIALEHTLFSNSTDRDAQVSLDSIDIGATLSPGPKVQVCNSARQIPLVIAGILAGIASLVAF, encoded by the coding sequence ATGAAAATTTCATTCGTCGCTGCATGGTCATTGGTAGCACTCAGTCTCTTAGCTCAAGACGTCAAATTAGGCACGCCAGTCTTCTCAGGTCCTGGATGCCACTTAGACATGGTGTCCTACGCCCACTCGCCCAATGCCAATAGTCTGAGCATGTTGTTTTCGGGTTATACCATTGCTGCAAACCCCTATCGTGGATCAAATCGAACCAGTTGTGAAATTAGCATCCCGTTAACGATAGCCAACAGCACCCTGTTGGCGGTCGACTATAGAGGCTTTCATGATTTGCCTGATTTCGCGATTTCAGGCCGGACCATGACTTACTCCTTTTCAGACGGACAGCAATCTACCAGGTGGAACACATTTAAAGGTGGCGATATTGGAACGGATATCTATACCGACCAATTAGACACATTTTGCATTGGGTTTCGCATTTTAAAAATTGCGCTTGAACACACGCTGTTCAGCAACTCGACAGATCGGGATGCGCAAGTGAGCTTAGATTCGATTGACATAGGTGCCACTTTGAGCCCCGGTCCGAAAGTCCAAGTATGCAACAGCGCTCGGCAGATTCCGCTTGTCATAGCTGGTATTTTAGCAGGAATCGCCTCGTTGGTTGCATTTTGA